Within Candidatus Thermoplasmatota archaeon, the genomic segment GATATCAAGCCCTGCAAAGGAGAGTTCTACTGCTGGAATACGAATCCTGGCAAATGCCTCATCAAAGACGACATGCAATCAGTCTACCCCCTTCTGAAACGAGCAGACATCTTGGTTCTTGCCACCCCGGTCTACATACCGCTCCCTGGCGAGATGCAAAATTTCGTCAACCGTCTCTGTCCGTTGATCGACCCCTTGCTGACAAAGAGGAATGGCCGGACGCGTGCTAGATTCCGTTCCGATGTGAAGATCCGGAAGATTGTGCTGGTCTCGACTAGCGGCTGGTATGAAAAAGGCAACTTCGGAACGGTCCTCAGGATTGCGAAAGAGGTCGCAAACGATGCCAGCGTGCAGTTCGCAGGGGCGCTGCTTCGACCGCACGCCCAGCTCCTTGCAAGAGGGGGTTCGAAAGCCGATAGAGTTCTGGAGGCTGCCAAGGAATCTGGGCGAGAACTCGTGGCGACCGGAAGAATATCTAAGAGGCTGATTGAGGCGGTCGGGAAGCCATTGATCCTTGAAGAGGAAATGTGGAAGACCTAGAAAGCCTCGTACGGGAAGACCGAGGCTTGGAAAAGGTGTTAGTCTGTCCGATCGTTCCGTCCGAGGATGGGCGCGCATCGGTGATCGGGAGACCGTACCTGTGCGTGTGTTGATGTTTGAACGTTTGTCCAGAATACAAAATCAAAAAGTGCGAGGGTCCGGATATTGACCCGGAATCTACCTCCAATTAAAACTGGGAGCTATAATCTTCAAAGCCGGAAGTGGGCCCTCGAGAAGGGGATTCTTTACTGG encodes:
- a CDS encoding NAD(P)H-dependent oxidoreductase, which gives rise to DIKPCKGEFYCWNTNPGKCLIKDDMQSVYPLLKRADILVLATPVYIPLPGEMQNFVNRLCPLIDPLLTKRNGRTRARFRSDVKIRKIVLVSTSGWYEKGNFGTVLRIAKEVANDASVQFAGALLRPHAQLLARGGSKADRVLEAAKESGRELVATGRISKRLIEAVGKPLILEEEMWKT